One Streptomyces taklimakanensis DNA window includes the following coding sequences:
- a CDS encoding non-ribosomal peptide synthetase, with the protein MSTKHNSSLEAVLPLTPLQEGLLFHAQYDDQTGPDVYVMQLGMDIDGPLDVPALHVAARALLERHGNLRAGFRHEGARPLQFVPKSVELPWREVDLTDLPEEERDAALREVTERDRAARFDLRRPPLLRFTVVRTAESRHRLLVTNHHILLDGWSAPILVRELFELYATGGDAAALPPVTPYRYHLAWLAKQDRAAAAEAWRTALDGLDGPTMLAAMPDDRSTSVLPSKVSGRLSPETTARLTQRVRELGLTLNTVVQAAWGLLLGRLTDRTDVTFGMTLAGRPPEIPGVHTMVGLFLNTVPVRVRVRRDETLPKLCRRLQEEQRKLMAHQHLGLAEIQRAAGHGDLFDTLTVLENFPVDPAALTLPGGLSVADVFSTDGAHYPLALMVMPGPSLELRFTYRSDAFDASEIEALGTRLVTVLESFVDDPTVPVGAIDLLSAAERALLLDEGSPAPAPTPARTLPELLALRTAEAPERQALVCGDRSLTYAELTDRVERIAAWLRDRGVRDEEPVGISMDRSVEFVLAVLGVIRAGAVYVPIDHRWPPARRDHVLTDSGVSLVLEQGDLPDHHPVPDGGVPMPPGPERVAYIMYTSGSTGRPKGVAVTHRGVGDLAADSRFAGGAQERVLLQSAHAFDASTYQMWIPLLNGGTLVVGPPGELDVATIARTLVEERITATLFTTGLFRLIAAEAPETFRPLREVWTGGEALDAASVRRVLEACPDTTVVNAYGPTEVTVMASARKLPAGEPVPDPVPIGGPLDGKRVHVLDGDLRLCPVGVPGELYVAGVGLARGYLGRPGLTAERFVADPFGAPGSRLYRTGDVVRRLADGQLEFVGRRDNQVKLRGFRIELGEIESVLAGHDAVGQAAVVVREDRPGVRQLVGYAVPAAGAGLDPEELRAWAAERLPEYMVPRPIVALDALPLTTNGKLDQKALPAPEYDAEEARGPRTPHEELLCGLFAEVLGLPSVSVNDNFFELGGHSLLATRLVGRVRAVLGVELPIRAVFEEPTVAALAVRLTDSPTAVRAALRPADRPERVPLSFAQRRLWFLNRMEGPSATYNIPFAVRLTGALDVAALTAAFNDVVGRHEALRTVFPDADGEPWQRVVPAAEATVAIEVSDVPEAGLSAALDAAGSAGFDLAVDLPVRAWLFRVADDEHVLCVVVHHIAGDGWSQAPLVRDLGEAYRARLAGAAPTWRPLPVQYADYTLWQQDVLGDERDENSPAAAQLAYWSEQLAGSPQEIELPADRPRPPVATHRGGSVPVRIDAELHEGLRTLAAKTDTTPFMVFQAALAALLSRLGAGEDIPIGTPVAGRTDAAADDLIGFFVNTLVLRTDVSGDPSFVDLLRRVRATALGAYAHQDLPFERLVDLVGADRSLSHNPLFQVLLAYQNNDIRDIELPGLRVTAQEVLLPVAKVDLELSLAEDAGAGGISGILNYSTDLFDRESAERIAAHLVTLLRAAAADPTRPVRRLEILSPAQRERLLTGWNDTDRAVPAGTVPALFAERAAAFADRPAVVSGRVTVDYATLADRVNRLARLLIERGVGPEDRVALVLPRSIDLTTALLAVMTAGAAYVPVDPNQPADRIDYMVSDSDPALVVTVAELTDRLPRRVAEPLVLDGPAVVDALAGLSGAEVTDAERRAPLSADHPAYVIYTSGSTGRPKGVVVPHRGLGSLAAWQARWLGVDAESRVGQFAAPSFDAAAWETVMALLNGAALVLTPADGPVLGEALTDFLRTERITHATLTPTALSGAEPQAAPPGLTLVTAGEACPRDLAARWSPGRRVINAYGPTETTVCATASGPVDGTVTPPIGGPIANTRVYVLDAGMNPCPVGVPGELYVAGVGLARGYLGRPGLTAERFVADPFGAPGSRLYRTGDVVRRLADGQLEFVGRRDNQVKLRGFRIELGEIESVLSGCAGVDGAAVVVREDRPGVRQLVGYLVPDGDAGCEVEAVRARAAERLPEYMVPQAFVVVDALPLTVNGKLDHAALPAPELTTGGAGQGPTTDAEEILAEAFREVLGLPEVGVEDNFFELGGDSIVSIKLVGRARKGGLVITPRDVFEHKSVAALAAVARTVDELPPEDPDAGIGEVPLTPMTHWLRDLGGRMERFHQSVLLRVPAQVDAESLTAAVRTVLDHHDALRLRLTVTGGAWSYEVRPRGAVNAADCVTRVDVVGADREKTRATIAMHAEQAISRLSPTDGAMLQVVWFDAGPEEPGRLLVVGHHLAVDGVSWRILVPDLAAAWQAAVESREAALQPVGTSWRRWAQWLTELAAQPARAARVAWWADQLRDEDVPVTAEPRDPAVDTMGTQEALALTLPEPVTERLLTAVPTAARCGVEDVLLTAFALAVSDWRRRSGLGAGTTVLVDVERHGRQIPDGFDLDISRTVGWFTSLAPVRLDLGPVSWGRVFTDSAALHKAVARVKETLREMPDEGIGFGLLRHLNPRTREELAGFDSPQFGFNYLGRAAVAGDADTDDWTMSADGDVLRELGGDPDMPASHSVSLNVLVEDTPSGPRLVANWTWPRRLLDPGDVRRLADGWFRALTALAEHAGEQRPADLTPSDLSLIDLELDDIGVLEAEWRKTQ; encoded by the coding sequence ATGAGCACGAAGCACAACTCGTCGCTGGAAGCCGTACTGCCGCTCACCCCGCTGCAGGAGGGCCTGCTCTTCCACGCGCAGTACGACGACCAGACCGGTCCGGACGTCTACGTCATGCAGCTCGGCATGGACATCGACGGACCGCTCGACGTGCCGGCCCTGCACGTCGCCGCGCGCGCCCTGCTGGAGCGGCACGGCAACCTGCGCGCGGGCTTCCGGCACGAGGGTGCGCGCCCCCTGCAGTTCGTTCCGAAGTCGGTCGAGCTGCCCTGGCGGGAGGTCGATCTGACCGACCTGCCCGAGGAGGAGCGGGACGCCGCGCTCCGCGAGGTCACCGAGCGGGACCGGGCCGCCCGTTTCGACCTGCGCCGACCGCCGCTGCTGCGGTTCACCGTCGTGCGCACGGCGGAGAGCCGGCACCGGCTGCTGGTCACCAACCACCACATCCTGCTGGACGGCTGGTCGGCGCCGATCCTGGTGCGCGAGCTGTTCGAGCTGTACGCGACGGGCGGCGACGCCGCGGCGCTGCCCCCCGTGACGCCCTACCGCTACCACCTGGCGTGGCTCGCGAAGCAGGACCGCGCCGCCGCCGCCGAGGCCTGGCGGACCGCGCTCGACGGGCTCGACGGGCCCACCATGCTGGCCGCGATGCCCGACGACCGGTCCACCTCGGTGCTGCCCAGCAAGGTCAGCGGCCGGCTGTCGCCGGAGACGACCGCCCGGCTGACACAGCGCGTCCGTGAGCTGGGCCTCACCCTCAACACCGTGGTGCAGGCCGCGTGGGGCCTGCTGCTGGGCAGGCTGACCGACCGCACCGACGTCACCTTCGGCATGACCCTCGCCGGCCGGCCGCCGGAGATCCCCGGCGTGCACACCATGGTCGGGCTGTTCCTCAACACCGTGCCGGTGCGGGTCCGCGTCCGGCGGGACGAGACGCTGCCAAAGCTGTGCCGGCGGCTCCAGGAGGAACAGCGGAAGCTGATGGCCCACCAGCACCTGGGCCTGGCGGAGATCCAGCGGGCCGCCGGGCACGGCGACCTGTTCGACACGCTCACCGTGCTGGAGAACTTCCCGGTCGACCCGGCCGCGCTGACCCTGCCCGGCGGGTTGTCGGTCGCCGACGTCTTCTCCACCGACGGCGCGCACTACCCGCTCGCCCTGATGGTCATGCCCGGCCCCTCGCTCGAACTGCGCTTCACCTACCGGTCCGACGCCTTCGACGCGTCCGAGATCGAGGCGCTCGGCACCCGGCTGGTCACCGTGCTGGAGTCCTTCGTGGACGACCCGACCGTCCCGGTGGGCGCGATCGACCTGCTGAGCGCCGCCGAGCGGGCCCTGCTGCTCGACGAGGGGAGCCCGGCCCCCGCGCCGACCCCGGCGCGCACGCTGCCGGAACTGCTGGCGCTGCGGACCGCCGAGGCGCCGGAGCGGCAGGCGCTGGTGTGCGGCGACCGGTCGCTGACCTACGCGGAGCTGACCGACCGGGTGGAGCGGATCGCCGCCTGGCTGCGCGACCGCGGCGTGCGCGACGAGGAGCCGGTCGGCATCTCCATGGACCGTTCCGTCGAGTTCGTGCTCGCCGTGCTCGGGGTGATCCGGGCGGGCGCGGTGTACGTGCCGATCGACCACCGCTGGCCGCCGGCCCGACGCGACCACGTCCTCACCGACAGCGGGGTCTCGCTGGTCCTGGAGCAGGGGGACCTGCCCGACCACCACCCGGTCCCCGACGGCGGCGTGCCGATGCCGCCGGGCCCGGAGCGGGTCGCCTACATCATGTACACCTCCGGCTCGACCGGCCGGCCCAAGGGTGTCGCGGTCACCCACCGCGGCGTCGGCGACCTGGCCGCCGACAGCCGGTTCGCCGGGGGCGCGCAGGAGCGGGTGCTGCTGCAGTCGGCCCACGCGTTCGACGCCTCGACCTACCAGATGTGGATCCCGCTGCTGAACGGCGGCACCCTGGTGGTCGGCCCGCCCGGTGAGCTGGACGTCGCCACCATCGCCCGCACCCTCGTCGAGGAGCGGATCACCGCCACGCTGTTCACCACCGGACTGTTCCGGCTGATCGCGGCCGAGGCGCCGGAGACGTTCCGGCCGCTGCGCGAGGTGTGGACCGGCGGCGAGGCGCTGGACGCCGCGTCGGTGCGCCGGGTGCTCGAAGCCTGCCCGGACACCACGGTCGTGAACGCCTACGGGCCGACCGAGGTCACCGTCATGGCCAGCGCGCGGAAGCTGCCCGCGGGCGAACCCGTGCCGGACCCGGTGCCGATCGGCGGCCCGCTCGACGGCAAGCGGGTCCACGTGCTCGACGGCGACCTGCGGCTGTGCCCGGTCGGTGTGCCCGGCGAGCTGTACGTGGCCGGGGTCGGGCTGGCCCGCGGCTACCTGGGCCGACCGGGGCTGACCGCCGAGCGGTTCGTCGCCGACCCGTTCGGCGCGCCGGGCTCCCGGCTCTACCGCACCGGCGACGTGGTGCGCCGACTCGCCGACGGACAGCTGGAGTTCGTCGGCCGCCGGGACAACCAGGTGAAGCTGCGCGGCTTCCGCATCGAACTCGGCGAGATCGAGTCGGTGCTCGCCGGCCACGACGCCGTCGGCCAGGCCGCGGTCGTCGTCCGCGAGGACCGGCCCGGGGTGCGGCAGCTGGTCGGCTACGCGGTGCCGGCCGCGGGGGCCGGGCTGGACCCCGAGGAACTGCGGGCGTGGGCGGCCGAGCGGCTGCCGGAGTACATGGTGCCGCGGCCGATCGTCGCGCTGGACGCCCTGCCGCTGACCACCAACGGCAAGCTCGACCAGAAGGCGCTGCCGGCTCCCGAGTACGACGCGGAGGAGGCACGGGGGCCGCGCACGCCGCACGAGGAGCTGCTGTGCGGGCTCTTCGCCGAGGTGCTCGGACTGCCCTCGGTGTCGGTGAACGACAACTTCTTCGAGCTGGGCGGCCACTCGCTGCTCGCCACCCGCCTCGTCGGCCGGGTCCGTGCGGTCCTCGGCGTCGAACTGCCCATCCGCGCGGTCTTCGAGGAACCGACCGTGGCCGCGCTCGCGGTCCGGCTCACCGACTCCCCGACGGCCGTCCGGGCGGCGCTGCGTCCGGCGGACCGGCCGGAGCGGGTGCCGCTGTCGTTCGCGCAGCGCCGCCTGTGGTTCCTCAACCGCATGGAGGGGCCCAGCGCCACCTACAACATCCCGTTCGCCGTGCGGCTGACCGGCGCGCTGGACGTGGCGGCGCTGACCGCCGCGTTCAACGACGTGGTCGGCCGGCACGAGGCGCTGCGCACCGTGTTCCCGGACGCCGACGGCGAGCCGTGGCAGCGGGTCGTCCCGGCCGCCGAGGCCACCGTGGCCATCGAGGTCTCCGACGTCCCCGAGGCGGGGCTGTCCGCCGCGCTGGACGCCGCGGGCTCCGCCGGCTTCGACCTCGCCGTCGACCTGCCGGTGCGCGCCTGGCTGTTCCGCGTCGCCGACGACGAGCACGTGCTGTGCGTGGTGGTCCACCACATCGCCGGCGACGGCTGGTCCCAGGCGCCCCTCGTCCGCGACCTGGGCGAGGCCTACCGCGCCCGCCTGGCCGGCGCCGCCCCCACCTGGCGGCCGCTGCCGGTGCAGTACGCCGACTACACACTGTGGCAGCAGGACGTGCTGGGCGACGAGCGGGACGAGAACAGCCCGGCCGCCGCCCAACTGGCGTACTGGAGCGAGCAGCTCGCCGGCTCCCCGCAGGAGATCGAGCTGCCGGCCGACCGTCCGCGCCCGCCGGTGGCCACCCACCGGGGCGGTTCGGTGCCGGTGCGCATCGACGCCGAACTCCACGAGGGCCTGCGGACGCTCGCGGCCAAGACCGACACCACGCCCTTCATGGTCTTCCAGGCCGCCCTGGCCGCGCTGCTGTCCCGCCTGGGCGCCGGGGAGGACATCCCGATCGGCACCCCGGTCGCCGGCCGCACCGACGCCGCGGCCGACGACCTGATCGGCTTCTTCGTCAACACCCTGGTGCTGCGCACCGACGTCTCCGGCGACCCGAGCTTCGTCGACCTGCTGCGCCGGGTCCGCGCGACCGCGCTCGGCGCCTACGCCCACCAGGACCTGCCGTTCGAGCGGCTGGTGGACCTCGTCGGCGCCGACCGTTCGCTGTCGCACAACCCGCTGTTCCAGGTGCTGCTCGCCTACCAGAACAACGACATCCGCGACATCGAGCTGCCCGGCCTGCGGGTCACCGCCCAAGAGGTGCTGCTGCCGGTCGCCAAGGTGGACCTCGAACTCAGCCTGGCCGAGGACGCCGGCGCCGGTGGGATCTCCGGCATCCTGAACTACAGCACCGACCTGTTCGACCGGGAGAGCGCGGAGCGCATCGCCGCCCACCTGGTGACGCTGCTGCGGGCCGCCGCGGCCGACCCGACCCGGCCGGTCCGCCGGCTGGAGATCCTGTCCCCCGCGCAGCGCGAGCGGCTCCTCACCGGCTGGAACGACACCGACCGGGCCGTGCCCGCCGGCACCGTCCCGGCCCTGTTCGCCGAGCGGGCCGCCGCGTTCGCCGACCGGCCCGCGGTCGTCTCCGGCCGGGTCACCGTCGACTACGCCACGCTGGCCGACCGGGTCAACCGGCTCGCCAGGCTGCTGATCGAGCGCGGGGTGGGGCCGGAGGACCGGGTCGCCCTGGTGCTGCCGCGGTCGATCGACCTCACCACCGCCCTGCTCGCGGTGATGACCGCCGGCGCCGCCTACGTGCCGGTCGACCCGAACCAACCGGCCGACCGGATCGACTACATGGTCTCCGACAGCGACCCCGCGCTCGTGGTCACCGTCGCCGAGCTGACCGACCGGCTGCCGCGGCGGGTCGCCGAGCCGCTGGTCCTCGACGGCCCCGCGGTCGTCGACGCGCTCGCGGGCCTGTCCGGGGCCGAGGTCACCGACGCGGAACGGCGGGCCCCGCTCTCCGCCGACCACCCCGCCTACGTGATCTACACCTCCGGGTCCACCGGGCGCCCGAAGGGCGTCGTGGTACCGCACCGGGGGCTGGGCAGCCTGGCCGCCTGGCAGGCCCGGTGGCTCGGCGTGGACGCCGAGAGCCGGGTCGGGCAGTTCGCCGCGCCGAGCTTCGACGCGGCCGCCTGGGAGACGGTGATGGCGCTGCTCAACGGCGCCGCGCTGGTGCTCACCCCGGCCGACGGCCCGGTGCTCGGCGAGGCGCTCACCGACTTCCTGCGCACCGAGAGGATCACCCACGCCACCCTCACCCCGACGGCGCTGTCCGGCGCCGAGCCGCAGGCCGCGCCGCCCGGTCTGACCCTGGTGACCGCGGGCGAGGCGTGCCCCCGCGACCTCGCGGCCCGGTGGTCGCCGGGCCGTCGGGTGATCAACGCCTACGGGCCGACCGAGACCACCGTGTGCGCCACGGCGAGCGGCCCGGTGGACGGAACGGTCACCCCGCCCATCGGCGGGCCGATCGCCAACACCCGGGTGTACGTCCTGGACGCCGGGATGAACCCGTGCCCGGTCGGTGTGCCCGGCGAGCTGTACGTGGCCGGGGTCGGGCTGGCCCGCGGCTACCTGGGCCGGCCGGGGCTGACCGCCGAGCGGTTCGTCGCCGACCCGTTCGGCGCGCCGGGCTCCCGGCTCTACCGCACCGGCGACGTGGTGCGCCGACTCGCCGACGGACAGCTGGAGTTCGTCGGCCGCCGGGACAACCAGGTGAAGCTGCGCGGCTTCCGCATCGAACTCGGCGAGATCGAGTCGGTGCTGTCGGGCTGCGCCGGTGTGGACGGCGCGGCGGTCGTCGTCCGCGAGGACCGGCCCGGGGTGCGGCAGCTGGTGGGTTACCTGGTGCCCGACGGCGACGCGGGCTGCGAGGTGGAGGCGGTGCGCGCCCGGGCGGCCGAGCGGCTGCCGGAGTACATGGTGCCGCAGGCGTTCGTCGTGGTGGACGCCCTGCCGCTGACGGTGAACGGCAAGCTGGACCACGCGGCGCTGCCCGCGCCCGAGCTCACCACCGGCGGCGCCGGCCAGGGGCCGACGACGGACGCCGAGGAGATCCTCGCCGAGGCGTTCCGCGAGGTCCTCGGGCTGCCCGAGGTGGGCGTCGAGGACAACTTCTTCGAACTCGGCGGCGACAGCATCGTCTCCATCAAGCTGGTCGGCCGGGCCCGCAAGGGCGGGCTGGTCATCACCCCCCGGGACGTGTTCGAGCACAAGTCGGTCGCCGCCCTCGCGGCGGTCGCCCGCACCGTCGACGAACTGCCCCCCGAGGACCCGGACGCCGGCATCGGCGAGGTGCCGCTCACGCCGATGACCCACTGGCTGCGCGACCTCGGCGGCCGCATGGAGCGGTTCCACCAGTCGGTGCTGCTGCGGGTGCCCGCGCAGGTCGACGCGGAGTCGCTGACCGCCGCCGTCCGCACCGTGCTCGACCACCACGACGCGCTGCGGCTGCGGCTGACGGTCACCGGCGGCGCGTGGTCCTACGAGGTCCGGCCGCGCGGCGCGGTGAACGCCGCCGACTGCGTCACGCGGGTCGACGTCGTCGGCGCGGACCGCGAGAAGACGCGGGCCACGATCGCCATGCACGCCGAGCAGGCAATCTCCCGCCTGTCGCCGACGGACGGCGCGATGCTGCAGGTCGTGTGGTTCGACGCCGGACCGGAGGAGCCGGGCAGGCTGCTGGTCGTCGGCCACCACCTGGCCGTCGACGGGGTGTCCTGGCGCATCCTCGTGCCCGACCTCGCCGCGGCGTGGCAGGCGGCGGTCGAGTCCCGGGAGGCCGCGCTGCAGCCGGTCGGCACCTCGTGGCGGCGCTGGGCGCAGTGGCTCACCGAGCTCGCCGCCCAGCCCGCCCGCGCCGCCCGGGTCGCCTGGTGGGCCGACCAGCTGCGCGACGAGGACGTGCCGGTGACCGCGGAGCCGCGCGACCCGGCCGTCGACACCATGGGCACGCAGGAGGCGCTCGCCCTGACCCTGCCCGAGCCGGTCACCGAGCGGCTCCTGACGGCGGTGCCCACCGCGGCGCGCTGCGGCGTCGAGGACGTACTGCTGACGGCGTTCGCCCTCGCGGTCTCCGACTGGCGGCGGCGGAGCGGGCTGGGCGCCGGCACCACCGTGCTGGTGGACGTCGAGCGCCACGGCAGACAGATCCCGGACGGGTTCGACCTCGACATCTCGCGCACCGTCGGCTGGTTCACCAGCCTCGCACCGGTGCGGCTGGACCTCGGTCCGGTCTCGTGGGGCCGGGTGTTCACCGACTCCGCCGCGCTGCACAAGGCCGTCGCCCGGGTCAAGGAGACGCTGCGGGAGATGCCGGACGAGGGCATCGGCTTCGGCCTGCTGCGCCACCTCAACCCGCGCACCCGGGAGGAACTGGCCGGGTTCGACTCGCCCCAGTTCGGTTTCAACTACCTGGGCCGGGCGGCGGTCGCCGGGGACGCCGACACCGACGACTGGACCATGTCGGCGGACGGCGACGTGCTGCGCGAACTCGGCGGCGACCCGGACATGCCGGCGTCGCACTCGGTGTCGCTCAACGTCCTCGTCGAGGACACCCCGAGCGGCCCGCGGCTGGTCGCCAACTGGACGTGGCCGCGACGCCTGTTGGACCCCGGCGACGTACGCCGGCTGGCCGACGGCTGGTTCCGTGCGCTCACCGCGCTCGCCGAGCACGCGGGCGAGCAACGGCCCGCCGACCTCACCCCGTCGGACCTGTCACTGATCGACCTCGAGCTCGACGACATCGGGGTGCTGGAAGCGGAGTGGAGGAAGACCCAGTGA